One Rosa chinensis cultivar Old Blush chromosome 5, RchiOBHm-V2, whole genome shotgun sequence genomic region harbors:
- the LOC121049118 gene encoding uncharacterized protein LOC121049118 isoform X3: MVLGGFCVLGDSILSPIESRELKEIEEKLEKERKGLYDYSGRGSKVASAELWMKKFMKSGSKLEHLAFLVFWLSRHVFHGSRDSVNKAVFSVAIHLDRGIRIALAPAVLAHIYGDLSLLKRTIVASNGSNELKLESPFHLLQVWAWERFLELRPKPNVMSYAEPRLARWDRIHGQDFGNLRIVLDSAGECFMWRPYAIAIENWKLPSYCSEKDRCVGSGLDDEFLSFALCLRVTDLVGFGRNERYLPHRVARQFGYDQDIPCVIAQFNDGSGIFIPHISWKYHMKEIKDVKLYIPSRLSEADVSTRYMKWWEETVSGLKHITKPRMPPKKKAKTTEGSLLTGKPALRHPGFRRTKVAEGSNERNRFPPTGNMMEVGDTMDKDEPTSPEILEKGKQKNVETRKGVDDSIADGSSVDDIMKSERLEKEVMLSPTLVWGSKAKRNIKYVIVSNARSLDNDMVRTIGNEWASRVERQVSELKNLVRNFKESDILKYCKHKNIETRRDGDCVKLSGEVQDLASSTVEEGSVMKQVSELKARVSKLESLADMFQTNTSGAGEACSSTIS; encoded by the exons ATGGTTTTGGGAGGCTTCTGTGTTTTGGGAGACTCTATTTTGAGTCCTATTGAAAGCAGAGAGCTGAAAGAAATAGAAGAGAAACTTGAGAAAGAGCGAAAAGGACTATACGATTACAGTGGGCGTGGGTCTAAGGTGGCCAGCGCAGAGTTATGGATGAAGAAATTCATGAAGAGCGGGAGTAAACTAGAGCACCTAGCATTTCTCGTCTTTTGGTTGTCCAGGCATGTTTTCCACGGCAGTCGTGATTCAGTAAACAAGGCTGTTTTCTCTGTTGCAATTCATTTAGATAGGGGCATTCGGATTGCTCTTGCACCGGCTGTTCTTGCTCACATTTATGGAGATTTGAGTCTGCTTAAAAGGACTATTGTAGCTTCAAATGGCAGTAATGAATTAAAGCTAGAGTCACCATTTCATTTACTTCAGGTTTGGGCATGGGAAAGGTTTTTGGAACTTAGGCCAAAGCCCAATGTTATGAGCTATGCTGAGCCAAGATTGGCTAGATGGGATAGAATACATGGTCAGGATTTCGGAAATTTGAGGATTGTTTTAGACTCTGCTGGAGAATGTTTCATGTGGCGCCCTTATGCCATTGCCATTGAAAACTGGAAGCTTCCTAGTTACTGTTCAGAAAAAGATAGGTGCGTTGGTTCTGGTTTGGATGATGAGTTCCTTTCATTTGCTCTATGCTTGAGGGTAACTGATTTGGTTGGATTTGGTCGAAATGAGCGATACCTTCCGCATAGGGTGGCTAGGCAATTTGGATATGATCAAGATATTCCGTGTGTCATTGCTCAATTCAATGATGGTTCTGGTATTTTCATTCCTCATATATCCTGGAAATATCACATGAAGGAAATTAAGGATGTAAAATTGTATATTCCATCTAGGCTGTCTGAAGCAGATGTGAGCACAAGATACATGAAATGGTGGGAGGAAACAGTATCAGGCCTCAAACACATAACTAAGCCTAGGATGCCACCGAAGAAGAAAGCAAAGACTACTGAGGGATCACTACTGACGGGTAAACCTGCCCTCAGGCATCCTGGTTTCCGGCGAACGAAAGTTGCTGAGGGTTCAAATGAAAGAAACAG ATTTCCTCCCACAGGTAATATGATGGAAGTTGGAGACACTATGGACAAAGATGAACCGACTAGTCCAGAAATTTTGGAAAAAGGGAAGCAAAAAAACGTTGAAACTAGAAAAGGGGTTGATGATTCAATTGCTGATGGAAGTTCTGTTGATGATATTATGAAGTCAGAAAGATTGGAGAAAGAGGTTATGCTGAGTCCGACTTTGGTTTGGGGAAGTAAGGCCAAGAGGAACATTAAATATGTAATTGTGAGTAATGCAAGAAGTCTAGATAATGACATGGTAAGAACTATTGGCAATGAATGGGCTAGCAGGGTTGAGAGACAGGTTTCAGAGCTTAAAAATCTTGTAAGAAACTTTAAAGAATCAGACATTTTGAAATATTGTAAGCATAAAAATATTGAAACTAGAAGAGATGGTGACTGCGTGAAGTTATCAGGTGAAGTTCAAGATTTGGCATCTTCAACTGTGGAAGAAGGTTCTGTTATGAAACAGGTTTCAGAGCTTAAAGCTAGGGTTAGCAAGCTTGAAAGTTTGGCTGACATGTTTCAAACAAACACTAGTGGAGCAG GTGAAGCATGCAGTTCGACTATTTCTTAG
- the LOC121049118 gene encoding uncharacterized protein LOC121049118 isoform X1, with protein sequence MVLGGFCVLGDSILSPIESRELKEIEEKLEKERKGLYDYSGRGSKVASAELWMKKFMKSGSKLEHLAFLVFWLSRHVFHGSRDSVNKAVFSVAIHLDRGIRIALAPAVLAHIYGDLSLLKRTIVASNGSNELKLESPFHLLQVWAWERFLELRPKPNVMSYAEPRLARWDRIHGQDFGNLRIVLDSAGECFMWRPYAIAIENWKLPSYCSEKDRCVGSGLDDEFLSFALCLRVTDLVGFGRNERYLPHRVARQFGYDQDIPCVIAQFNDGSGIFIPHISWKYHMKEIKDVKLYIPSRLSEADVSTRYMKWWEETVSGLKHITKPRMPPKKKAKTTEGSLLTGKPALRHPGFRRTKVAEGSNERNRFTGFTIPSVSCPKSYAKVVKISKVHNVGNNSLVPPGFPPRFPPTGNMMEVGDTMDKDEPTSPEILEKGKQKNVETRKGVDDSIADGSSVDDIMKSERLEKEVMLSPTLVWGSKAKRNIKYVIVSNARSLDNDMVRTIGNEWASRVERQVSELKNLVRNFKESDILKYCKHKNIETRRDGDCVKLSGEVQDLASSTVEEGSVMKQVSELKARVSKLESLADMFQTNTSGAGEACSSTIS encoded by the exons ATGGTTTTGGGAGGCTTCTGTGTTTTGGGAGACTCTATTTTGAGTCCTATTGAAAGCAGAGAGCTGAAAGAAATAGAAGAGAAACTTGAGAAAGAGCGAAAAGGACTATACGATTACAGTGGGCGTGGGTCTAAGGTGGCCAGCGCAGAGTTATGGATGAAGAAATTCATGAAGAGCGGGAGTAAACTAGAGCACCTAGCATTTCTCGTCTTTTGGTTGTCCAGGCATGTTTTCCACGGCAGTCGTGATTCAGTAAACAAGGCTGTTTTCTCTGTTGCAATTCATTTAGATAGGGGCATTCGGATTGCTCTTGCACCGGCTGTTCTTGCTCACATTTATGGAGATTTGAGTCTGCTTAAAAGGACTATTGTAGCTTCAAATGGCAGTAATGAATTAAAGCTAGAGTCACCATTTCATTTACTTCAGGTTTGGGCATGGGAAAGGTTTTTGGAACTTAGGCCAAAGCCCAATGTTATGAGCTATGCTGAGCCAAGATTGGCTAGATGGGATAGAATACATGGTCAGGATTTCGGAAATTTGAGGATTGTTTTAGACTCTGCTGGAGAATGTTTCATGTGGCGCCCTTATGCCATTGCCATTGAAAACTGGAAGCTTCCTAGTTACTGTTCAGAAAAAGATAGGTGCGTTGGTTCTGGTTTGGATGATGAGTTCCTTTCATTTGCTCTATGCTTGAGGGTAACTGATTTGGTTGGATTTGGTCGAAATGAGCGATACCTTCCGCATAGGGTGGCTAGGCAATTTGGATATGATCAAGATATTCCGTGTGTCATTGCTCAATTCAATGATGGTTCTGGTATTTTCATTCCTCATATATCCTGGAAATATCACATGAAGGAAATTAAGGATGTAAAATTGTATATTCCATCTAGGCTGTCTGAAGCAGATGTGAGCACAAGATACATGAAATGGTGGGAGGAAACAGTATCAGGCCTCAAACACATAACTAAGCCTAGGATGCCACCGAAGAAGAAAGCAAAGACTACTGAGGGATCACTACTGACGGGTAAACCTGCCCTCAGGCATCCTGGTTTCCGGCGAACGAAAGTTGCTGAGGGTTCAAATGAAAGAAACAGGTTTACTGGTTTCACCATTCCTTCTGTTTCTTGTCCAAAGAGCTATGCAAAAGTAGTAAAGATTTCCAAAGTACATAATGTAGGTAATAATTCCCTTGTTCCTCCCGGATTTCCTCCCAGATTTCCTCCCACAGGTAATATGATGGAAGTTGGAGACACTATGGACAAAGATGAACCGACTAGTCCAGAAATTTTGGAAAAAGGGAAGCAAAAAAACGTTGAAACTAGAAAAGGGGTTGATGATTCAATTGCTGATGGAAGTTCTGTTGATGATATTATGAAGTCAGAAAGATTGGAGAAAGAGGTTATGCTGAGTCCGACTTTGGTTTGGGGAAGTAAGGCCAAGAGGAACATTAAATATGTAATTGTGAGTAATGCAAGAAGTCTAGATAATGACATGGTAAGAACTATTGGCAATGAATGGGCTAGCAGGGTTGAGAGACAGGTTTCAGAGCTTAAAAATCTTGTAAGAAACTTTAAAGAATCAGACATTTTGAAATATTGTAAGCATAAAAATATTGAAACTAGAAGAGATGGTGACTGCGTGAAGTTATCAGGTGAAGTTCAAGATTTGGCATCTTCAACTGTGGAAGAAGGTTCTGTTATGAAACAGGTTTCAGAGCTTAAAGCTAGGGTTAGCAAGCTTGAAAGTTTGGCTGACATGTTTCAAACAAACACTAGTGGAGCAG GTGAAGCATGCAGTTCGACTATTTCTTAG
- the LOC121049118 gene encoding uncharacterized protein LOC121049118 isoform X4, with the protein MVLGGFCVLGDSILSPIESRELKEIEEKLEKERKGLYDYSGRGSKVASAELWMKKFMKSGSKLEHLAFLVFWLSRHVFHGSRDSVNKAVFSVAIHLDRGIRIALAPAVLAHIYGDLSLLKRTIVASNGSNELKLESPFHLLQVWAWERFLELRPKPNVMSYAEPRLARWDRIHGQDFGNLRIVLDSAGECFMWRPYAIAIENWKLPSYCSEKDRCVGSGLDDEFLSFALCLRVTDLVGFGRNERYLPHRVARQFGYDQDIPCVIAQFNDGSGIFIPHISWKYHMKEIKDVKLYIPSRLSEADVSTRYMKWWEETVSGLKHITKPRMPPKKKAKTTEGSLLTGKPALRHPGFRRTKVAEGSNERNRFTGFTIPSVSCPKSYAKVVKISKVHNVGNNSLVPPGFPPRFPPTGNMMEVGDTMDKDEPTSPEILEKGKQKNVETRKGVDDSIADGSSVDDIMKSERLEKEVMLSPTLVWGSKAKRNIKYVIVSNARSLDNDMVRTIGNEWASRVERQVSELKNLVKFKIWHLQLWKKVLL; encoded by the exons ATGGTTTTGGGAGGCTTCTGTGTTTTGGGAGACTCTATTTTGAGTCCTATTGAAAGCAGAGAGCTGAAAGAAATAGAAGAGAAACTTGAGAAAGAGCGAAAAGGACTATACGATTACAGTGGGCGTGGGTCTAAGGTGGCCAGCGCAGAGTTATGGATGAAGAAATTCATGAAGAGCGGGAGTAAACTAGAGCACCTAGCATTTCTCGTCTTTTGGTTGTCCAGGCATGTTTTCCACGGCAGTCGTGATTCAGTAAACAAGGCTGTTTTCTCTGTTGCAATTCATTTAGATAGGGGCATTCGGATTGCTCTTGCACCGGCTGTTCTTGCTCACATTTATGGAGATTTGAGTCTGCTTAAAAGGACTATTGTAGCTTCAAATGGCAGTAATGAATTAAAGCTAGAGTCACCATTTCATTTACTTCAGGTTTGGGCATGGGAAAGGTTTTTGGAACTTAGGCCAAAGCCCAATGTTATGAGCTATGCTGAGCCAAGATTGGCTAGATGGGATAGAATACATGGTCAGGATTTCGGAAATTTGAGGATTGTTTTAGACTCTGCTGGAGAATGTTTCATGTGGCGCCCTTATGCCATTGCCATTGAAAACTGGAAGCTTCCTAGTTACTGTTCAGAAAAAGATAGGTGCGTTGGTTCTGGTTTGGATGATGAGTTCCTTTCATTTGCTCTATGCTTGAGGGTAACTGATTTGGTTGGATTTGGTCGAAATGAGCGATACCTTCCGCATAGGGTGGCTAGGCAATTTGGATATGATCAAGATATTCCGTGTGTCATTGCTCAATTCAATGATGGTTCTGGTATTTTCATTCCTCATATATCCTGGAAATATCACATGAAGGAAATTAAGGATGTAAAATTGTATATTCCATCTAGGCTGTCTGAAGCAGATGTGAGCACAAGATACATGAAATGGTGGGAGGAAACAGTATCAGGCCTCAAACACATAACTAAGCCTAGGATGCCACCGAAGAAGAAAGCAAAGACTACTGAGGGATCACTACTGACGGGTAAACCTGCCCTCAGGCATCCTGGTTTCCGGCGAACGAAAGTTGCTGAGGGTTCAAATGAAAGAAACAGGTTTACTGGTTTCACCATTCCTTCTGTTTCTTGTCCAAAGAGCTATGCAAAAGTAGTAAAGATTTCCAAAGTACATAATGTAGGTAATAATTCCCTTGTTCCTCCCGGATTTCCTCCCAGATTTCCTCCCACAGGTAATATGATGGAAGTTGGAGACACTATGGACAAAGATGAACCGACTAGTCCAGAAATTTTGGAAAAAGGGAAGCAAAAAAACGTTGAAACTAGAAAAGGGGTTGATGATTCAATTGCTGATGGAAGTTCTGTTGATGATATTATGAAGTCAGAAAGATTGGAGAAAGAGGTTATGCTGAGTCCGACTTTGGTTTGGGGAAGTAAGGCCAAGAGGAACATTAAATATGTAATTGTGAGTAATGCAAGAAGTCTAGATAATGACATGGTAAGAACTATTGGCAATGAATGGGCTAGCAGGGTTGAGAGACAGGTTTCAGAGCTTAAAAATCTT GTGAAGTTCAAGATTTGGCATCTTCAACTGTGGAAGAAGGTTCTGTTATGA
- the LOC121049118 gene encoding uncharacterized protein LOC121049118 isoform X2: MVLGGFCVLGDSILSPIESRELKEIEEKLEKERKGLYDYSGRGSKVASAELWMKKFMKSGSKLEHLAFLVFWLSRHVFHGSRDSVNKAVFSVAIHLDRGIRIALAPAVLAHIYGDLSLLKRTIVASNGSNELKLESPFHLLQVWAWERFLELRPKPNVMSYAEPRLARWDRIHGQDFGNLRIVLDSAGECFMWRPYAIAIENWKLPSYCSEKDRCVGSGLDDEFLSFALCLRVTDLVGFGRNERYLPHRVARQFGYDQDIPCVIAQFNDGSGIFIPHISWKYHMKEIKDVKLYIPSRLSEADVSTRYMKWWEETVSGLKHITKPRMPPKKKAKTTEGSLLTGKPALRHPGFRRTKVAEGSNERNRFTGFTIPSVSCPKSYAKVVKISKVHNVGNNSLVPPGFPPRFPPTGNMMEVGDTMDKDEPTSPEILEKGKQKNVETRKGVDDSIADGSSVDDIMKSERLEKEVMLSPTLVWGSKAKRNIKYVIVSNARSLDNDMVRTIGNEWASRVERQVSELKNLVRNFKESDILKYCKHKNIETRRDGDCVKLSGEVQDLASSTVEEGSVMKQVSELKARVSKLESLADMFQTNTSGAGMGTAKER, encoded by the coding sequence ATGGTTTTGGGAGGCTTCTGTGTTTTGGGAGACTCTATTTTGAGTCCTATTGAAAGCAGAGAGCTGAAAGAAATAGAAGAGAAACTTGAGAAAGAGCGAAAAGGACTATACGATTACAGTGGGCGTGGGTCTAAGGTGGCCAGCGCAGAGTTATGGATGAAGAAATTCATGAAGAGCGGGAGTAAACTAGAGCACCTAGCATTTCTCGTCTTTTGGTTGTCCAGGCATGTTTTCCACGGCAGTCGTGATTCAGTAAACAAGGCTGTTTTCTCTGTTGCAATTCATTTAGATAGGGGCATTCGGATTGCTCTTGCACCGGCTGTTCTTGCTCACATTTATGGAGATTTGAGTCTGCTTAAAAGGACTATTGTAGCTTCAAATGGCAGTAATGAATTAAAGCTAGAGTCACCATTTCATTTACTTCAGGTTTGGGCATGGGAAAGGTTTTTGGAACTTAGGCCAAAGCCCAATGTTATGAGCTATGCTGAGCCAAGATTGGCTAGATGGGATAGAATACATGGTCAGGATTTCGGAAATTTGAGGATTGTTTTAGACTCTGCTGGAGAATGTTTCATGTGGCGCCCTTATGCCATTGCCATTGAAAACTGGAAGCTTCCTAGTTACTGTTCAGAAAAAGATAGGTGCGTTGGTTCTGGTTTGGATGATGAGTTCCTTTCATTTGCTCTATGCTTGAGGGTAACTGATTTGGTTGGATTTGGTCGAAATGAGCGATACCTTCCGCATAGGGTGGCTAGGCAATTTGGATATGATCAAGATATTCCGTGTGTCATTGCTCAATTCAATGATGGTTCTGGTATTTTCATTCCTCATATATCCTGGAAATATCACATGAAGGAAATTAAGGATGTAAAATTGTATATTCCATCTAGGCTGTCTGAAGCAGATGTGAGCACAAGATACATGAAATGGTGGGAGGAAACAGTATCAGGCCTCAAACACATAACTAAGCCTAGGATGCCACCGAAGAAGAAAGCAAAGACTACTGAGGGATCACTACTGACGGGTAAACCTGCCCTCAGGCATCCTGGTTTCCGGCGAACGAAAGTTGCTGAGGGTTCAAATGAAAGAAACAGGTTTACTGGTTTCACCATTCCTTCTGTTTCTTGTCCAAAGAGCTATGCAAAAGTAGTAAAGATTTCCAAAGTACATAATGTAGGTAATAATTCCCTTGTTCCTCCCGGATTTCCTCCCAGATTTCCTCCCACAGGTAATATGATGGAAGTTGGAGACACTATGGACAAAGATGAACCGACTAGTCCAGAAATTTTGGAAAAAGGGAAGCAAAAAAACGTTGAAACTAGAAAAGGGGTTGATGATTCAATTGCTGATGGAAGTTCTGTTGATGATATTATGAAGTCAGAAAGATTGGAGAAAGAGGTTATGCTGAGTCCGACTTTGGTTTGGGGAAGTAAGGCCAAGAGGAACATTAAATATGTAATTGTGAGTAATGCAAGAAGTCTAGATAATGACATGGTAAGAACTATTGGCAATGAATGGGCTAGCAGGGTTGAGAGACAGGTTTCAGAGCTTAAAAATCTTGTAAGAAACTTTAAAGAATCAGACATTTTGAAATATTGTAAGCATAAAAATATTGAAACTAGAAGAGATGGTGACTGCGTGAAGTTATCAGGTGAAGTTCAAGATTTGGCATCTTCAACTGTGGAAGAAGGTTCTGTTATGAAACAGGTTTCAGAGCTTAAAGCTAGGGTTAGCAAGCTTGAAAGTTTGGCTGACATGTTTCAAACAAACACTAGTGGAGCAGGTATGGGAACAGCTAAGGAAAGATAG
- the LOC121049482 gene encoding uncharacterized protein LOC121049482 isoform X3 produces MEAGGSVDEDGLTLSEIWKYCKKQKNVNTRTRGQHKKLAGQVQSLASSIGASSVDTMKSERLEDRGPIDEDGPSLSETFENSKKHKNGETRMCGDSEKLSGQGQDLASSIAESSVDTVNSEKLVTEDMLNKVLIGRFKAERNLKTVMRSNARSSDNEMASIVDNECASSSSQIEKRVSVLKARASRLESIVIMLKENYPWTKF; encoded by the coding sequence ATGGAAGCTGGAGGTTCAGTGGATGAAGACGGACTAACTTTATCAGAAATTTGGAAATAttgtaagaaacagaaaaatgTAAATACGAGAACACGTGGTCAGCATAAGAAGTTAGCAGGTCAAGTTCAAAGTCTGGCATCTTCAATTGGAGCAAGTTCTGTTGATACTATGAAGTCAGAGAGGTTGGAAGATAGAGGTCCGATAGACGAGGATGGACCAAGTTTATCAGAAACTTTTGAAAATTCTAAGAAACATAAAAATGGTGAAACTAGAATGTGTGGTGACAGTGAGAAATTATCAGGTCAAGGTCAAGATCTGGCATCTTCAATTGCAGAAAGTTCTGTTGACACTGTAAACTCAGAGAAATTGGTGACAGAGGACATGTTGAATAAAGTTTTGATTGGAAGATTCAAGGCCGAAAGGAACCTGAAAACTGTAATGAGGAGTAATGCAAGAAGTTCAGATAATGAGATGGCAAGCATTGTTGACAATGAATGTGCTAGCAGCAGCTCTCAAATTGAGAAACGGGTTTCAGTGCTTAAAGCTAGGGCCAGCAGGCTTGAGAGTATAGTTATCATGTTGAAAGAAAATTATCCTTGGACCAAGTTCTAG